A genomic stretch from Mastacembelus armatus chromosome 7, fMasArm1.2, whole genome shotgun sequence includes:
- the mafba gene encoding transcription factor MafB, translated as MLQQVSAQRWRSQKNYCMKQERREETLINKSVFATLASTFAYLQKSRDSNMSAELSMGPELPSSPLALEYVNDFDLMKFDVKKEGLVGLERNGVRQCNRLQPQGSVSSTPISTPCSSVPSSPSFSPTEQKNHLEELYWIPNNGYHQQIDPQTLSLTPEDAVEALIGATAHGHPPPPHVQQQLQQQGAFEGYRGPHHHHSHHGHGQQHHHPYAGGITHHAEELSGHPGGHNHPHSQHHHHHSQDTDSPSPVSPESHQPLHHHRHHHHHHPHGHLSQSAAHHSTGGGLNVEDRFSDEQLVSMSVRELNRHLRGFTKDEVIRLKQKRRTLKNRGYAQSCRFKRVQQKHVLENEKTQLMNQVEQLKAEISRLARERDAYKLKCEKLTGSGANNGFREAGSTSDNPSSPEFFM; from the coding sequence ATGCTACAGCAAGTCAGTGCACAGCGGTGGAGGAGTCAAAAGAACTATTGCATGAAacaagaaaggagagaagagacgCTGATTAATAAGTCAGTTTTTGCGACGCTCGCAAGTACCTTTGCATATTTGCAAAAGAGTCGCGACAGCAACATGAGTGCAGAGCTGAGCATGGGCCCGGAGCTACCCAGTAGCCCTCTGGCTCTGGAATATGTCAATGATTTTGAcctgatgaagtttgacgtgAAGAAGGAAGGCCTGGTCGGGCTGGAGCGCAACGGGGTGCGCCAGTGCAACCGTCTCCAACCCCAAGGCTCGGTGTCTTCTACCCCCATCAGTACACCCTGCAGCTCGGTGCCCTCTTCACCCAGCTTCAGCCCcacagagcagaaaaaccaCCTGGAGGAGCTGTATTGGATCCCAAACAACGGGTACCATCAGCAGATAGACCCGCAGACGCTAAGCCTGACCCCAGAGGACGCAGTGGAGGCCCTGATTGGAGCCACAGCCCATGGCCACCCTCCGCCTCCGCacgtccagcagcagctgcagcagcaaggcGCTTTCGAGGGCTACAGGGGCCCGCACCATCACCACAGCCACCACGGCCACGGTCAGCAGCATCATCATCCATATGCTGGGGGCATCACGCACCACGCCGAGGAACTGTCCGGGCACCCAGGCGGACACAACCACCCACATAGCcagcaccaccatcaccacagcCAGGACACCGACAGCCCGTCCCCGGTCTCCCCAGAGTCCCACCAGCCGCTCCATCATCACCgccaccatcatcaccaccacccgCACGGCCACCTGAGCCAGTCGGCGGCTCACCACAGCACCGGGGGCGGACTCAACGTGGAGGACCGTTTCTCCGACGAGCAGCTGGTGTCCATGTCGGTGAGAGAGCTCAACAGACACCTACGGGGCTTCACCAAGGACGAGGTCATCCGTCTCAAGCAGAAGAGGAGGACCCTGAAGAACCGGGGTTACGCGCAGTCCTGCCGGTTCAAGCGGGTGCAGCAGAAGCACGTGCTGGAAAACGAGAAGACGCAGCTAATGAACcaggtggagcagctgaaggCAGAGATCAGCCGGCTGGCGAGAGAGAGGGACGCCTACAAACTCAAGTGTGAGAAACTGACGGGGTCAGGGGCCAATAACGGGTTCCGCGAGGCTGGCTCAACCAGTGACAACCCTTCATCTCCAGAGTTTTTCATGTGA